Proteins encoded in a region of the Vibrio ponticus genome:
- a CDS encoding sugar efflux transporter translates to MFKTKEALIFLLMAFATGISGSFFYPLSSLFIIEALGASPAMLSVYMILSIVSSVSVSQIIAAKSDNGWNRKNILLFALSCYLITVVGFSFIRDYYWAVAFSMVFGALSGAGFGQLFALGREYADEHIEDSTTFLSVMRAGIAIAWVVGPPIAFILKGSFGFSASFLAAGGATLISVLLGMRYLPSSVIANEEKQQDNKQGPVGFIVALFCVALVFMFSANNLYVITMPLYLSQELKVAASWVGYMFGMAALCEIPFMLKAGRLAARFGTMKLLALSLVCGCLFFVAMLNVTEFWQLLSIQLLNGVFIGLTATLGMVALQDMMRDRLGTASTLFSSLLQVSMLISSLSIGFVGEMFNYYSAFYVSLTLAVSSLVLISYFVVKENRESQTDLVEQAS, encoded by the coding sequence ATGTTCAAGACCAAAGAGGCATTGATCTTCCTGTTGATGGCTTTTGCTACAGGGATTAGTGGTTCGTTTTTTTACCCACTTTCGAGTCTATTTATCATCGAAGCCTTGGGTGCCAGTCCGGCGATGTTAAGCGTTTATATGATTTTGTCGATTGTATCGTCGGTTTCAGTTTCACAAATCATAGCAGCGAAGTCAGATAATGGTTGGAATCGTAAAAATATTCTGTTGTTTGCCTTGAGTTGTTACCTCATCACAGTGGTTGGTTTTAGCTTCATTCGCGATTACTACTGGGCAGTTGCCTTCTCGATGGTTTTTGGTGCGTTGAGTGGGGCAGGGTTTGGTCAACTGTTTGCGCTAGGACGTGAGTATGCGGATGAGCACATTGAGGATAGCACGACGTTTTTGTCGGTGATGCGTGCCGGTATTGCTATCGCTTGGGTTGTTGGTCCCCCAATCGCCTTTATATTAAAAGGCTCATTTGGATTTAGCGCGTCCTTCTTAGCAGCGGGCGGCGCCACTTTAATTTCAGTGCTGCTTGGAATGCGCTATCTACCGAGTAGTGTGATTGCAAATGAAGAAAAACAGCAAGATAACAAGCAAGGTCCGGTTGGTTTTATTGTCGCTCTCTTCTGTGTTGCTCTGGTTTTTATGTTCAGCGCCAATAACCTTTATGTTATCACCATGCCGCTCTACCTCTCACAAGAGCTTAAAGTAGCAGCGAGTTGGGTCGGTTATATGTTCGGTATGGCGGCGTTATGTGAGATCCCATTCATGCTTAAAGCTGGTCGGTTAGCAGCTCGTTTCGGTACGATGAAATTACTCGCGTTGTCTTTGGTGTGCGGTTGTCTGTTCTTTGTTGCGATGTTAAATGTCACTGAGTTCTGGCAATTACTTAGCATCCAGTTATTAAATGGTGTGTTCATCGGTTTAACTGCAACGCTGGGTATGGTGGCGTTGCAAGATATGATGCGCGATAGGCTCGGAACGGCTTCGACGCTATTTTCGAGTTTACTCCAGGTATCTATGTTGATCTCTAGCCTCAGCATTGGTTTTGTCGGAGAAATGTTTAACTACTACAGCGCATTTTATGTTTCATTAACTTTAGCAGTAAGTTCTTTGGTATTAATTTCATACTTTGTGGTTAAAGAGAATCGAGAGAGTCAAACTGACTTAGTTGAGCAAGCTAGCTAA
- a CDS encoding two-component system response regulator: MPYEDAKIEVLIVDDTIDNIKLLDDLLSAEGYKVTGAPSGSAALRICQHKDIDLILLDIMMPKMDGYEVCSHLKASARTQDIPIIFLSALDSTQDKVRAFQVGGVDYIQKPFEALEVLARVKNHTDILLLRRKLLKQNRELKKLAHTDGLTGLLNRRRMTELLEQQANYCVILFDVDNFKYINDKYGHQRGDEELIEFASLTEEIVAHKGYISRWGGEEFLVLLPECDIEEAKTIAQSLQKTFSGSKQVCSTASFGVVDNQSAGSFSSVVQAADQAMYQGKNQVVIWQEERQEERQQEEEPHTS, from the coding sequence ATGCCTTATGAAGACGCTAAAATTGAAGTGTTGATAGTGGATGATACTATCGACAATATCAAACTGCTCGATGATTTACTTAGTGCCGAGGGTTATAAAGTCACTGGCGCTCCGAGTGGCAGTGCTGCGTTACGTATTTGCCAACATAAAGATATCGATCTTATTTTGCTGGATATCATGATGCCTAAAATGGACGGCTACGAAGTGTGCTCACATTTGAAAGCCAGTGCTAGAACGCAAGATATTCCGATTATTTTCCTCAGTGCGTTGGATAGCACACAAGATAAAGTGAGAGCTTTTCAGGTCGGTGGTGTTGATTATATTCAAAAGCCATTTGAAGCCTTGGAAGTGCTAGCAAGAGTGAAAAATCACACTGACATATTACTTTTGCGGCGCAAATTGCTTAAACAAAACAGAGAACTAAAGAAGCTTGCTCATACAGACGGACTAACGGGGTTACTCAATCGTCGCAGAATGACGGAGCTTTTAGAGCAACAAGCAAACTACTGTGTGATTCTTTTTGATGTCGACAATTTTAAATACATCAATGATAAATATGGTCATCAGCGTGGCGATGAAGAGTTAATTGAATTTGCGAGTTTGACTGAAGAGATTGTCGCTCACAAAGGGTATATATCTCGGTGGGGTGGGGAAGAGTTTTTAGTCTTATTGCCCGAGTGTGATATAGAGGAAGCGAAAACTATTGCCCAGTCACTACAAAAGACTTTTTCGGGCTCTAAGCAAGTCTGCTCTACTGCCAGTTTTGGTGTGGTTGATAATCAAAGTGCAGGCAGCTTTTCATCTGTGGTTCAGGCTGCTGACCAAGCAATGTACCAAGGCAAGAATCAGGTCGTTATTTGGCAAGAAGAGCGGCAAGAAGAGCGACAGCAAGAGGAAGAACCGCATACCTCTTAA
- a CDS encoding C45 family autoproteolytic acyltransferase/hydolase encodes MDNYLNSASLREQQGIKIVRLAGTHYEMGYQHGYLLAEPISVMLNQTMPAAVAVIAKTLHSSWEDAWQKYLSGAAVAEKFVPDCLLSEMQGIADGATAAGYPTTLEQIRTWNTMYDQWCIYAHPHFWNVDDPETKGQFHEHGPGTRILAGAGCSSFSAWGKQVGGNGSMIFCKNEDNLNLPGQLEHRYMFVCAPKEGIAHLYLAFPGMVGFDGGFNAKGISVMTQYDASIHETMAGYGLGVLTRLALLNGHDLSSALEEFRSNPRRTGIAYHCADAKNKQAAVIECSAKVTTERYPLMNTESLWQANHSICYPGYMGYSGYNYVQDQQLVYELDDVSSVGDYLTSLKAPYNFVVPAPSRFERYDQLLHQHYGKIDLEIAKEIMCDRYDPYTRQERAANSPSYTNNILATISAYYPEEKFSAPYGDFYAGVANLWCLVTKPDSGDFLLAIDDFPANQGEFKSFNFFELLEA; translated from the coding sequence ATGGATAACTACCTGAATTCAGCGTCTCTTCGAGAGCAACAGGGCATCAAAATTGTCCGTTTAGCAGGTACTCATTATGAAATGGGTTACCAACATGGCTATTTGTTGGCTGAACCCATTTCAGTTATGTTGAATCAAACTATGCCTGCTGCTGTGGCTGTGATAGCTAAGACGCTCCATTCTTCCTGGGAAGATGCGTGGCAAAAATATCTTTCTGGCGCAGCTGTCGCTGAAAAATTTGTACCTGATTGTCTTTTGTCTGAAATGCAAGGCATTGCGGATGGAGCAACAGCAGCTGGCTATCCCACGACGTTAGAGCAAATTCGCACTTGGAATACGATGTATGATCAATGGTGCATTTATGCTCACCCTCACTTTTGGAATGTGGATGACCCAGAGACAAAAGGTCAGTTTCATGAACATGGACCAGGCACCAGAATATTAGCGGGTGCTGGTTGCAGTAGTTTTTCTGCTTGGGGTAAACAAGTAGGCGGAAACGGTTCAATGATCTTTTGTAAAAATGAAGATAATCTAAACTTACCCGGTCAACTCGAACATCGTTATATGTTCGTTTGTGCGCCCAAAGAGGGTATTGCTCACCTTTATTTAGCTTTCCCGGGGATGGTTGGTTTTGATGGCGGATTTAATGCCAAAGGTATTAGTGTCATGACGCAGTATGACGCATCGATCCACGAAACTATGGCGGGTTATGGTTTAGGGGTTTTGACCCGGCTTGCTCTGTTGAATGGGCATGATTTGTCGTCGGCACTAGAAGAGTTTAGAAGCAACCCTCGTCGCACCGGCATCGCGTATCATTGTGCGGATGCAAAAAACAAACAAGCTGCGGTTATCGAGTGTTCCGCAAAAGTGACTACAGAACGTTATCCATTAATGAATACCGAGAGTTTGTGGCAAGCGAATCATTCGATTTGCTATCCAGGTTACATGGGCTATTCTGGTTACAACTATGTGCAGGACCAGCAGCTCGTTTATGAACTCGACGACGTGTCATCTGTAGGCGACTATCTCACCAGTTTGAAGGCGCCGTATAATTTTGTCGTACCAGCCCCAAGTCGTTTTGAACGTTACGATCAGTTACTTCACCAACATTACGGAAAGATTGATCTCGAGATAGCGAAGGAAATAATGTGCGATCGCTATGATCCATATACTCGTCAAGAGCGCGCAGCCAACTCACCTTCATACACTAACAATATATTGGCGACAATTAGTGCGTATTATCCTGAAGAAAAATTTTCAGCGCCTTATGGTGACTTCTATGCCGGTGTCGCCAACCTTTGGTGTTTAGTTACTAAACCAGATAGTGGTGACTTTTTGCTTGCGATTGATGATTTCCCTGCCAACCAAGGGGAATTTAAGTCGTTTAACTTCTTCGAACTATTGGAAGCATAG
- a CDS encoding helix-turn-helix domain-containing protein codes for MKPTIENVLNENNFNWKVKEYHCRVKKEEFTCSWHYHTEYELVLYRDQNGVFKGRYFAGDGIGEITHNSLLLYGPGLPHMLIGNIDGDIERGHHSLIFWFRHQWVESLIETFPELKNLTRLLQRASYGLQFSQETAEYVHQLLSDIERHEPHHQFLRVLQALCALADDETSSKLSLHAYGLHNANMDDESTRRVEMARQFIEQNYAKQIKIDDLCQTLHISESSAYRLFERHFVESFSEHLKRFRIGKACEMLVNTPLSVAIIAEQAGFNNISNFNRQFKSLKGMTPSDFRSQFD; via the coding sequence ATGAAGCCAACCATTGAAAATGTACTCAATGAAAACAACTTTAACTGGAAGGTGAAGGAGTACCACTGCCGAGTTAAAAAAGAGGAATTCACTTGCTCGTGGCACTACCACACCGAATATGAATTGGTACTCTATCGAGATCAAAATGGCGTATTTAAAGGTCGGTATTTTGCCGGGGATGGCATTGGCGAAATCACCCATAACAGTTTGTTGCTGTATGGACCAGGTCTGCCTCATATGTTGATAGGCAATATAGATGGTGATATTGAGCGTGGTCACCATTCATTAATCTTTTGGTTTCGCCACCAATGGGTTGAGTCACTGATTGAAACCTTTCCTGAACTGAAGAACCTCACACGCTTACTTCAACGAGCTTCATACGGCTTGCAGTTCAGCCAAGAAACCGCTGAATATGTCCATCAACTGCTGAGTGATATTGAGCGTCATGAACCTCATCACCAATTTCTTCGGGTGCTACAAGCACTGTGTGCATTAGCAGATGATGAGACCTCAAGTAAATTGTCGCTGCATGCTTACGGTTTACACAACGCCAACATGGATGATGAGTCGACGCGTCGCGTCGAGATGGCACGTCAGTTTATTGAGCAGAACTACGCAAAGCAGATCAAGATTGATGATTTATGCCAAACGCTTCATATCAGTGAAAGTTCCGCTTATCGATTATTTGAACGCCATTTTGTTGAAAGCTTTTCTGAGCATCTCAAACGTTTCCGCATTGGTAAAGCGTGCGAGATGCTCGTCAATACCCCACTCTCAGTCGCGATTATCGCCGAGCAAGCAGGGTTTAATAACATCTCAAACTTTAATCGCCAATTTAAGTCACTTAAAGGGATGACACCTTCAGACTTTCGCTCGC
- a CDS encoding PepSY domain-containing protein, whose amino-acid sequence MFKKLFISLIALAGCSILAFPSYAHKHDNGHDLVRDVEKPGTKVEFEEDQDEVYEAVKKGYIRPFSEMYAAVERDLHGRIIKVELEEDDDIWVYELKINYNNNIIKVEYNAETLEMIEIRGRNIKKAFKNTED is encoded by the coding sequence ATGTTTAAAAAGCTGTTCATCAGCCTTATCGCACTTGCTGGGTGTAGCATACTCGCCTTCCCTAGCTATGCCCATAAGCATGACAATGGTCATGATCTGGTTCGTGACGTTGAAAAGCCAGGCACCAAGGTTGAATTTGAAGAAGATCAAGACGAAGTCTACGAAGCGGTGAAGAAAGGCTACATTCGTCCATTCTCTGAAATGTACGCAGCCGTAGAACGTGATCTGCATGGGCGAATTATCAAAGTAGAACTCGAAGAAGACGACGATATTTGGGTTTATGAGCTAAAAATTAACTATAACAACAATATCATCAAGGTTGAGTACAACGCGGAAACCTTGGAAATGATAGAAATTCGCGGTCGTAACATTAAAAAAGCATTCAAAAATACAGAAGACTAA
- a CDS encoding response regulator transcription factor — translation MKILVVEDEPRLGEQIIEALEQTGWVPELAQDGIDALYRATSEEWDVIVLDLGLPKIDGLTVLKGIRDENINTPVVILSARDTLTQRVEGLNAGADDYLTKPFEMVELTARIRAQLRRASGNASPIMQVGNLSLDTRTSKVMWQGEAVSLTALEYKVVAYFMHNADKVISRTELVEHIYKQDFDRDSNTIEVFIGRIRKKIAPNVIKTVRGLGYQLNAE, via the coding sequence ATGAAAATACTTGTAGTGGAAGACGAGCCTCGTTTGGGCGAACAAATTATTGAAGCACTTGAACAAACTGGTTGGGTGCCAGAGCTTGCTCAAGATGGTATCGATGCGCTTTATCGTGCCACGTCAGAAGAGTGGGACGTCATTGTACTCGATCTTGGTCTGCCGAAAATCGATGGTTTAACGGTACTGAAAGGCATTCGAGATGAGAATATCAATACGCCAGTAGTGATTCTGAGTGCGCGTGACACGCTCACTCAACGCGTTGAAGGTCTCAACGCCGGCGCGGATGACTACCTCACCAAACCATTTGAGATGGTTGAGCTAACAGCGCGTATTCGCGCTCAATTACGCCGCGCGTCGGGCAATGCGTCACCAATCATGCAAGTGGGCAACCTGAGCCTTGATACACGTACATCGAAAGTGATGTGGCAAGGTGAAGCGGTAAGCTTAACAGCGCTTGAATATAAAGTTGTCGCCTACTTTATGCATAACGCTGACAAAGTGATTTCTCGTACCGAACTGGTTGAGCATATCTATAAGCAAGACTTCGACCGTGACTCAAACACGATTGAAGTGTTTATTGGTCGCATCCGTAAAAAGATTGCGCCAAACGTAATTAAAACTGTCCGTGGTTTGGGATACCAACTGAATGCCGAGTAA
- a CDS encoding hybrid sensor histidine kinase/response regulator, which translates to MTESVYDPQPNGVIGVDEQGVIIDINQAAYRVDIWKVRPSVGATLAECLQQQQVKRWHLKQESGAIQWQDGTGKFWQIECLPMGSNQLLWLTEQTEKIKLKAQVEHLQHDIERLDYAAQGANLGIWDFNPLEGKIIANRTWATQKKLETSDVFVDGQLFSEIVNGIERWATLVHPDDIEPTQQKIKDHLEGKTDLYHAEFRVQCGDGGWKWILDQGKVFERDDQGAPVRMNGIHVDVDKLKALQQKLSKTKEKAEVANRAKSIFLANMSHELRTPLNAILGYSQLMKTEPNLPIKHKEYLDIINRSGEHLLALINNVLDMSKIDAGYNVAELKWFNLREMVEEVVDLMQMKASQKQLHFVAEIAPSVPSFVQGDAVKTRQVLINLLGNAIKFTEVGHVKLTLEAKASPDGNNRIKFEICDSGIGIAPEDLSRIFIPFEQVASLSTQNGTGLGLSISKQFVDLMGGDLDVASQLNHGTTFSFSLDLLASDWVDQPILSPSQQIKKLSENSWIPKILIAEDQTDNQALLSTLLTQAGFKVKIAQDGEEAVTLFQHWQPDFIWMDRRMPKMDGLEATRAIRQLPNGLDVKIVALTASVFNDEIEQMLKAGMDDFARKPYQAQTLFMLLQKHLEVEYEYFQETQPAKEYGQLQASEIELACDLAFAKEILAAIALGDQQRLLEQFQNEAVFDGMRSELLGLAESYQFDELYELFGFAAESDSA; encoded by the coding sequence ATGACTGAGTCTGTATACGACCCGCAGCCCAATGGCGTGATAGGTGTTGATGAGCAAGGTGTTATCATTGACATCAACCAAGCGGCATACCGAGTCGATATTTGGAAAGTGCGCCCATCTGTTGGTGCCACACTGGCTGAGTGCTTACAACAGCAACAGGTTAAACGTTGGCATTTAAAACAGGAGAGCGGCGCGATTCAATGGCAAGATGGGACAGGCAAGTTTTGGCAAATCGAATGCTTACCAATGGGCTCGAATCAGCTTTTATGGTTAACCGAACAAACGGAAAAGATAAAACTTAAAGCACAGGTTGAGCATCTTCAGCATGATATTGAGCGTCTCGACTATGCTGCACAAGGGGCGAATCTTGGGATATGGGATTTCAACCCACTAGAAGGCAAGATTATCGCTAACCGAACTTGGGCGACACAGAAGAAGCTTGAGACTTCGGATGTATTCGTCGATGGTCAGCTGTTCTCCGAAATCGTTAATGGTATTGAAAGATGGGCGACGTTAGTGCATCCCGATGATATTGAGCCCACTCAGCAGAAAATTAAAGATCACTTAGAAGGTAAAACGGACTTGTATCATGCCGAGTTCCGAGTTCAATGCGGTGATGGTGGCTGGAAATGGATTCTCGATCAGGGCAAAGTCTTCGAGCGAGATGATCAGGGCGCTCCTGTGCGTATGAATGGTATCCATGTTGATGTGGATAAGCTAAAAGCTTTACAGCAGAAGTTATCGAAAACCAAAGAGAAGGCAGAAGTTGCCAATCGAGCGAAATCAATATTTTTAGCGAATATGAGCCACGAACTGCGTACCCCTCTTAACGCGATATTAGGCTACTCGCAGTTGATGAAAACGGAACCTAATTTACCGATTAAGCATAAAGAGTATCTCGATATTATTAATCGCTCTGGCGAGCATCTTTTAGCCTTGATTAATAATGTACTGGATATGTCTAAAATTGATGCTGGTTATAATGTTGCAGAATTGAAGTGGTTCAATTTGCGTGAGATGGTCGAAGAGGTCGTCGACTTAATGCAAATGAAAGCGAGTCAGAAGCAGCTGCATTTTGTGGCTGAGATTGCCCCAAGCGTTCCGAGTTTTGTCCAAGGTGATGCCGTGAAAACCCGCCAAGTATTGATTAACTTGCTTGGAAATGCGATTAAATTCACCGAAGTTGGGCATGTAAAATTAACGCTTGAGGCTAAAGCCTCTCCCGATGGTAACAACCGTATCAAATTCGAAATATGTGATAGTGGGATTGGTATTGCTCCTGAAGATCTCAGTCGTATCTTTATCCCGTTTGAACAGGTCGCGTCATTATCAACACAGAATGGTACAGGACTTGGTTTAAGTATCAGTAAACAATTTGTCGATTTGATGGGGGGAGATCTCGATGTGGCAAGTCAGCTCAATCATGGCACTACGTTTAGTTTTAGCCTTGACTTACTCGCATCAGATTGGGTTGATCAACCGATATTATCGCCAAGTCAGCAAATTAAAAAGTTAAGTGAAAACAGCTGGATTCCCAAGATACTGATTGCAGAAGACCAAACAGATAATCAGGCGTTGCTGAGCACACTGTTAACTCAAGCTGGCTTTAAGGTCAAAATCGCTCAAGATGGTGAAGAGGCGGTTACGCTATTCCAGCACTGGCAGCCAGATTTTATTTGGATGGATCGTCGTATGCCTAAGATGGATGGCTTAGAGGCAACGCGAGCAATACGACAATTGCCTAATGGCTTGGATGTGAAAATTGTCGCGCTGACAGCCAGTGTTTTTAATGATGAGATTGAACAGATGCTTAAGGCAGGAATGGACGATTTTGCTCGTAAGCCATACCAAGCTCAAACGTTGTTTATGTTGTTGCAAAAGCATTTAGAGGTTGAATATGAATATTTTCAAGAGACTCAACCAGCGAAGGAATATGGTCAACTGCAAGCTAGTGAGATTGAGTTAGCGTGTGATCTCGCCTTCGCGAAGGAAATCTTAGCGGCAATTGCGCTTGGCGATCAGCAGCGTTTGTTGGAACAATTCCAGAACGAAGCGGTTTTTGATGGTATGCGTTCAGAGCTGTTAGGTTTAGCCGAGTCCTACCAGTTTGATGAATTGTACGAATTATTTGGCTTTGCTGCTGAATCAGACAGTGCTTAG
- a CDS encoding ATP-binding protein, which translates to MPSKKLSLIKQLSLKSRLVLAAVVWLTAMIIAAGVTVPSQVYNYMVADTKSQLSIYMDEITANLEVDKNGQLTLSTQLSDPRFNQPYSGLYWSASTDDSQIRSRSLWDRTIDFKQKKAQAFGAREEPLIYIENSLYFPEYNKPISILIGIDEQPIEDTVADLMGELWIILALLYFGVLAVIFLQIAWSLSPLTKMHRELSQLRLGKRTALGDDYPRDIAPVVSDLNALLFHYQELLERARHHAGNLSHALKTPLSVLKNEIQHLPQDKQAPLREPVDQIQGQIDYHLGRARMAGSMNILSVKASPAERIDAISMAFDKVYAEREVTLINEIDSDLEVSVEQTDLDEMVGNLLENGYKWANSIIRVYAEPVDANNINIIIEDDGPGIPDEQFDNVVKRGVRLDETTPGTGLGLNIVSEMAHSYRGTLHLSKSSMGGLKAMLTMKLSH; encoded by the coding sequence ATGCCGAGTAAAAAGCTGTCTTTAATCAAACAGCTTAGCTTGAAAAGCCGCCTTGTACTGGCGGCTGTTGTCTGGCTGACTGCAATGATCATTGCCGCTGGTGTAACTGTGCCAAGCCAAGTGTATAACTACATGGTCGCGGACACTAAGTCGCAACTCTCCATCTACATGGACGAAATAACGGCGAACCTTGAGGTGGATAAGAACGGTCAACTAACACTGTCGACTCAACTTTCCGATCCTCGATTCAACCAACCTTATAGCGGTTTATACTGGTCTGCTTCTACTGACGATAGTCAAATTCGCTCCCGTTCTTTGTGGGATCGCACCATCGATTTTAAACAGAAAAAAGCGCAGGCTTTTGGTGCCAGAGAAGAGCCCCTGATCTATATCGAGAACTCGCTCTACTTCCCTGAGTACAACAAACCAATTTCAATTTTGATCGGTATTGATGAGCAGCCAATTGAAGATACGGTCGCGGATCTAATGGGTGAGTTGTGGATCATTCTTGCCCTACTCTATTTTGGCGTGTTAGCGGTGATCTTTTTGCAAATCGCTTGGTCACTGAGCCCGCTCACCAAAATGCACCGTGAGTTGAGCCAACTCCGTCTAGGCAAGCGTACAGCATTAGGCGATGACTACCCACGAGATATTGCACCTGTGGTTTCCGACTTAAACGCCTTACTGTTCCACTATCAGGAATTGTTGGAACGCGCTCGACATCACGCAGGTAATCTATCACACGCCTTAAAAACACCACTTTCAGTGCTAAAAAATGAGATTCAGCACCTGCCGCAAGATAAACAAGCGCCGCTACGTGAGCCTGTTGATCAAATTCAAGGTCAAATCGATTATCACTTGGGTCGCGCTCGTATGGCAGGCTCGATGAATATACTCTCCGTGAAAGCCTCTCCAGCCGAACGTATTGACGCAATCTCAATGGCATTTGATAAAGTTTACGCTGAGCGTGAAGTAACACTAATCAATGAGATTGATTCCGATCTTGAAGTTTCTGTCGAACAGACCGATCTTGATGAGATGGTGGGTAACCTACTGGAAAATGGTTATAAGTGGGCGAATAGTATCATTCGTGTTTATGCCGAACCTGTGGATGCCAACAATATCAATATCATCATTGAAGATGATGGTCCTGGGATTCCAGATGAGCAATTTGACAACGTAGTCAAACGCGGTGTTCGCTTGGATGAGACCACACCAGGCACGGGACTCGGCTTGAACATCGTAAGTGAAATGGCGCACAGCTATCGCGGTACACTGCATTTAAGCAAAAGCTCAATGGGCGGTTTAAAAGCCATGCTGACGATGAAACTCAGCCACTAA